aggtgggcagggggcagtggGGGCTGGAGGAACGGGGCTAGAGGTGGCGGGGGGCatggggggctggaggtgggcagggggcgaTGGGGgactggaggagcagggggatggaagtgggcagggggcagtgggggctggaggaacagggggctagaggtgggcgggggggatggggggctagaggtgggcagggggcgaTGGGGGACTGGAGGTAGGCAGGGGGCGATGGGGGGCTGGAGGAacagggggcaggaggtgggcagggggcggtggggggctggaggtgggcagggggcgatgggggagctggaggtgggcagggggcggtggggaaCTGGAGATGGGCAGGGGGCGATGGGGGCCTGGAGGAACGGGGGCtagaggtgggcagggggagatggggggctggaggtgggcagggggcgatgggggagctggaggtgggcagggggcggtggggaactggagatgggcagggggcggtggggaaCTGGAGATGGGCAGAGGGCGGTGGAGGACtggaggagcaggggacaggaggtgggcagagggcgatggggggctggaggtgggcagggggcgatggggggttggaggagcagggggcgatggggggctggaggtggacaTGGGGCGATGGGGGcctggaggaacagggggctagaggtgggcagggggagatggggggctggaggtgggcagggggcggtGTCTCTTGCCCCTCCAAGcctcccccccaggccccgggaaGAGACGGGTCAGATGAtgatgggggggagagggcacGGCGGAAACTAGAGAAGCCTTCCaggctccccccacacccccaccaccTATCAACGGGAGCGATCGGCGGGTAGTGCCCgtcccggtccggtccggtccggtccggccggGTCTGGCCCCCTTGGACCCGCACGGTGCGGGCTGGCCTTGGATTCCTTCCCGGAGCGCCCGGGCATCTTTGGAGGGCGGCCAGCGGGGGCCAGCGGGGGCCAGCGGGGGCCAACGCGCCTGACAGGTgcagcccccggggccggcccaactctgccctctgcccctccccacattCCCTCCCGCTCGTCCTCCGcagcccccgacccccaacccccacctcatCCCACCTCGCTCGCCGGCCCAGGGAGCCTCCTGCTCGGGCCCAGGGGCCGCCCTGCCCCGCTCCTGGCACAGCTGCTGGGCTCAGAGGGGTGGGCGAGGTTcggcagaggaggaggacagagtagGAAAGAAGTAGCCCCCCAtcgccccttgccccctccagctccccatcccccctgcccacctccagccccccatcgccccttgcccccttctgtcccccaccgccccctgcccacctccagccccccaccgccccttgcccacctctagccccctgctcctccggtcccccatcgccccctccccacctccagccccccatcgccccttgcccccttctgccccccaccgccccctgcccacctccagccccccaccgccccttGCCTACCTCTAGCCCCCTGCTCCTCCGGTCCCccatcgccccctccccacctccagccccccatcgccccatccccacctccagccccccatcgccccctgcccacctccagccccctgctcctccagctctccatcgccccttgctctcctccagccccccatcgccccttgccctcctccagccccctgctcctccagccccccatcgccccttgcccacctccagccctctgctcctccagctcctccatcgccccttgcccacctccagccccccccccccatctccccctgcccacctccagccccctgctCCTGTTTTAAAGATTTAGCGGGAGGGGAGGCTGCTGTCGTGTTTCTCCTTCTGTAAAATTGGCGCAAAATGATCCCCTTTTCTTGAAACATCACTCATTTCGACGCTTGCTTCCTGGACGACTTCGGGAGATAGAGGTCTCCCATGCCTAATCCGTTGAAACAATTCTACACGCCCACACCAAAGCAGTTAGTTAATGAGGTATCCGTGGGTGCTTCGGCGGGGATttgtttcattattttattttccattgTTAAAGAATTTTCCTGCTGGAAGCAAGTCTTCGCTCCTCGATTTTCTAACGTATTTATTTACCTGGGCTTCGCTCGAGAAGTGGATGTGAAAGCTGTTTATTCCCCAAGGAAGTGCCCAGAATACATTTAGAATAAACACTATTGTTCTGTTTCAAAGGTTAAGACCTCAGTTCTTAAATTAGGTCCCCTTTTGTTTACAAAAGCAACTTCCTCGAACAAAATCCCAGGATAAAGCCCCATGATCTGAATGATTGAAATGCATGCAGGTTATAAATGTGTGAAAATTTATATGTGTGTTCACTGCTAACAAAAAATGTGGGTGCTGAAATCAGGCAGCGTTTAGGCCAGCAATGTCATTAACTAAACCTTTAatatttatatagatatatagagctATATATAGACCCTTCTTGACGTTTCCATTTCCTGAAGGATAAACACTAGCTCTTCCTACTTTGGAGACTCAATACTCTGAAAATAGGATGAGCAAGTGGAAAAGAAAACCTAATGTGCCTTATGCCATTCTTCATATGCTCAGATCACTTTCCTCTGGTAAAGACCATTGTAATCTAGCATATCCCAGCTACTTGAAAAAGTGTGAAGGCGCTCTTCATGCTGTGTAGTTATGAACCATAAATTTGAAAATCAAAGAAAAATTCCAGGGCTGCACATTTTCCTAGAAATCCAGGCTGAGTTTCCAGATGGGGAAGGAGGCAAGAGAGACCTAGTTAAGCTAGGCCACTTGAAAAGTAACTTTTCAAAAGAAGGCTCTGAGAAACCTTTAAAGTATTGATCTGGAAGGTGATCCCACTTTCTCTTGCCCTTCATTGTCAGAGAGACGCCTACTAAAGGCATCCAGGGATAATGAGATATTCTTTCTTAAACCATAAATCCTGGATAGATCTATGGAGATAATATCTCCCTCTATCCTAGCTGATCTCTATGCGACTTTCTTATCTGACATTTTATTATCCTGTAGGATAGATTGATAGATttgttatccccatttcacagacagaCACAAGAAAGGCTAAACGACTTACCCAGGCTTACATTAATCATGAAAAGAATGACGACTAGAATTCCTGAATTCCTCATCTCTTTCCAttgtgccctgctgcttctctgaaagcaaTCTGTGGGcatttccattttcattcaaGTCAGTCCTGCGCTTCTTTTTCATAGCTGATTGGGCGGCAGTGCTGGCAGCAGTGTATTCAGGGAAGCACAGGTTAGGGAAATGCCATATGCATTTTGAAAATGCAAAGCGAAAGAACAGTTCATAGGAAGAGAAGAGCAGCAACAGACTAGAAGAATGGTAAAACATCTGGAGTATTACCATTTTTCTTTTCAAGAGGGATGGTAAAAATCCCTCTGCACATAGAacgttttttttcctcttaaatagaagagtagtaatagtattagacTGCAGGTAATCATTCATAAAGCTAAATTACTATTAAGGTTACTTTTAAATGATGAGGATCCCAGCTTATTCTAAAGGAAAAtaaatcttataataataattctggtatatgttaaagcactttctatgtgtcaggcactgtactaagtgctggggtggatacaagcaaattgggttggacatagtccctgtcccaagtggggctcacaatctcaatccccattttgcagatgaggtaactgaggcacagaaaagtgaagtgactccctctTGTGAATATACACGAGTACATGCATACACATTTCCACAGACACTATATGAGCTTTATTTTATGTAGTGTGCTGTAGATTGTGAGTGTGGGATCATTTGTATGCAATGATTATTTGGACCCCTTCAAAGATGTGTCATCTAAAGTTCTCAAACTTCTTAACAGCAGTGATTAACTAGACTCCATCATCCCTTAACGAGAGGGGAAGTGTTAACCAAATTTTCTGGATGGATAAACTGAAACACCAAGTAATGCTTCTTTTACCAGCATTTACCTAATGAATTATTATGCGGAGCAAAACATGAGAGAACTAGGTTCCCATaccaagggaaagggggagaagtccCTTTGAGAATTATGGCCCTATCatcctgattttatttttaaaacttaaTAGATTTATAAAACATGGTTTAAGCTTTAAGAACTGTTGATTTGAAGGATATTTTGTAGCTGTGTAATATGTAGTGAATTATTTTCTGTCATCCTGTtattggggggttttttggtctTAATCTTTCTTGAATAGATTTATTTTGTTGAATAGAAGGCCTTTCCAATACATCACTAATAGTTTCATATTTTAGAgatgtggaggaggaaagaagctgTATGGGGTGAGCTTTTTAAGTCCAAACAGGTCAGTTAAATAGTCAGGTCTACAAAAACACAGCCATAATGTTCCTGATGAATCCTGTGTTGAGGAAAACTCACATTGTCATTCTCACCCTTTGGCCATTGCCTTTTGCATATGCAAAACTTTTTTTCCCCGACATCACATCTTATTCTATACAGATAGACACATGTTGGAAGAACACTTCTTAGTTCCCCAAAGGCGATCTAtccaaaacacatagtgaaaacatACAACTTGGGAGAACTGCCTATATTCTACTCATAACACTTTCCATCTTCTGAAATTTCAAAGGACTTTCATTTAGCAGCAATAGAGATCTCGGTAAATTCATTGAGTGAACCTGAAAAAACATTGcatggtgggatttgaggagaggaatcACTGAACAACTTTCACTCCTCTTTTTGGGGCCTGAGAATAAATAAATTTGTTTTAGAGGCTTGTCATCTTCATAAACTTGGGTGGTTAGTCTATACCCAATGTGGTTCAggattgttactatcattattattattactattattaatactaaggAAGGGCACCAAATTTGTCTTCCTATAAAACAACAGAGGGTACATTTCCCAGTCATCACCCCTCACCCACTTGAAAACAAAACTAGACACTTGATGGCAAAAGATCACCCGTGTTCCCTGGCCTGATCTTGTGCCACCAAAAACACATGTTGTCAGGAAACTGACATATCGTGAATCCTCCACTCGCTTGTTTGGTTTTTCCAGGGAACCAGTGGATGAGGTGCTGCAGATCCCCCCGTCCTTACTGACATGTGGTGGCTGCCAGCAGAACATCGGCGATCGCTACTTCCTCAAAGCCATCGATCAATACTGGCACGAGGACTGTCTCAGCTGTGACCTGTGCGGATGCCGGTTGGGAGAAGTGGGACGTCGTTTATACTATAAATTGGGAAGAAAGCTTTGCAGGAGGGACTATCTCAGGTACAGGTTTTCTGTGGTCAattcttttttcctcccactAAGACACCCAGAAGGCAACAAGTGTCTTCAATTCCCAGAGCTGCTGCATTCCAGAGTGTTTTTGGTAGCCTCCAGTGGTATGTTTCCCTGCTATCCCCTAGAGATGAATGTTGGTTAATTCTtcacagtgttttgcaaataacTCAGCAcctttgactgccatcttccgACAAACCCCAGTGAAATTCATTTTAGGGAAGTTGACTATCTCCTGTTTTGAAGaagagaaaccaaggcacagaagggTGAAGTGACTGACTACAGGTCCCTaccacccccacccgcccccaacaCGGGGAAAGCAGTGGAACAGCAGGGAATTGGaaaccacatcaatcaatcagtcgtatttattgagtacttactgtgtgcagagcattgttttaagcacttaggagagtttaatacagtggagttggtagatatgatccctgcccacaaggagcttaaaatctagagaccATATCTCTTGACTTCTACCTTGGTTCTGGGTTCTCAAATTGTCCACGCTGTCTTTCAGCTGGTTTAATCTTCTGTTGCCCTGGCCCAGTTGGATCCTACTACGCATTTCTCCTAATATAATGTCCTAGTTATCCCAGGAGGTGGCTCTttgcctgcacatagtagataGTGGAAACATCACAACATGAAACCTTAATGCAGTAGGACTTACCTAAGAGTGACAAGTTATTTAGAACCGGAAGTCTTAGGATAGTTCACTCCTGATTCTCAGGACATGTAGTTTGTCTGGAGACTAGGATCCTTGCATATCTGCACTTGGTTTTTTACATTTACAAAACTGCAATAAATTTCGAAGTAGAAATGCTTATCTATTTACCAGTAGAGCCCTAAAACAGGCTTATCTTCTAAAGTTCCCCTGATAAAGGCATTGAAGAGTGGGCTAGTTTTTATTTCATAGGGTTGTTTTCCTGTATAACAATGAACTAGAACTCCTTGGCTCTAGAACCAAACTACTAGGTAGTTTAGTGAAGGGAATGATTTTTCCCGATCACCTCAATTACGTTTCTTAAATCATTTGACTACTGTTAAATGATTTGTGTACTGCCAGAGTTGGAGATCCTGGTTATTTCCCATTTCCTCACTGCATGCGACACTTTAGAGAAAATCCAATTGCacttgctaatttttttttcttccttctgggGGAAGAAGAGACTCTAAACATACACCGTTAATGGACTCGATGCCTCAGTGCCCCATGTAAATTCTTTTCAACTCTTTCTCACAACATGATTCATTAAAGTGGTGCTGAACTGAGAAGCAGGAATCAGAAGTCTCTTTTGAGCTTTACCACTGACTGCCTGAAAACAAATCTTTTCTAGCCTCCATTTACTATTTCAGTTATTTTTTAGCAATAAAGGTTGATCTTCAGGATATGACTTTAACTGGGGATCTGTTTGTTTTTAATATATCTAGCAGGAAACGTGGGACAAAACACAATAGAGGAAATAAATGACTTCATGGTCAGGGTGATGGGGCTTCTTCCTTCTCTCGGGACATCATTTCCTATAAGAACGTTCTGTCAACGCCCTCACTGTTTGTACCATTTAAGGTATTGAGCTACAGAACAGTAGTTGTCAGTACAAACGCCGTCACTGTGTGCACCACCTCCTGTTCCTCATTGGCCCAGGACCAGAGGGGAAAGATCTTCTCTCCTCTACATCCTTTGGTCAGACCCCAGCTGATGCTCGGCAAtaatcatagcaataataattgtggtatttgttcagcacttactatgtaccaggcactgttctaagcactgagggggatactggcaaattgggttgggacagtccctgtcccccatggggctcacagtgttaatcctcattttacaaatgagggaactgaggcccagagaagtgaagtgactcatttaaggtcacaaaacagacaagtggcagagttgggattagaacccatgtccttctgactccttcacccgtgctctatctactgggccatgatgcttctctcttGAGAGTCAGGAAATTGTAGTCTCTTCCTAGCTTTACCACTGAGTCTAAAAAAGGAGCAAGTGTGTTTGAGGGAGATAAAACCTTTGTGAAATATTGTACTCACCATTGTTTTACTCTGGAAAGTCTCAGTGTAATGTCAGCAGTGTGTTAGCATTAGGAAAACCTCGGGCCCTCAGGCTCCTGGACTCAGATGGCTGCAGGACTAGATGAAGGCTAAGAATTAGCTGAGCTGTGACCTTGGagcattttttttaaggaatgtgttaagcacttagtgtcaagcactgttctaagctctggggcagatacaagtcaacaggtggggcacagtccctgtcccacttgggactaacagtccaagtaggagtaagaacgggtattgaatccccattttacatttgaggaactgaggcacagagaagtaaagtgacttgcccacggttacagagcaggcaattggtggagccaggattacaacccagatcctctgactccccgggccatggcctttccactaggcaaacctGCTTCTCGTTAGACAAGGAAAATCACCAGTTTTCCAAGAGGTCACATGTCAATCCTGGCAGCATTGCTTCCCCTTGTTTCCCCTCGCTTCCCCTCTACTCATACTTTTCTATTTTGGCCACTGTTTGGGCTAAAAAATGCCCCAGCAGTGTTGGGGAGGGAAGTGAGCATGCATGCTTTAGGGAGGCGAGGAGAGCAGGTTTCGATCCAGGAGACTCGACCCAGGAGACTCCCTGGCTACTATTGGCTCGGGTTCATTAGAACTCTTGAGACAGATTTCATCATGGCCTTGACCTGGACTCGGACACCAGCGCACTTTCCACATCAACTCCAAACAGTTTATACTTCCTCAAGCACCTGgacttatctcccactccccagctgAGGCAAGGGAGCTGGTGTCCAGGAAAGCTGGCTAAGGGTGAGTGAGGCAGTGCCGTCCTGCCAGAATccccaggcagcagctgtcaatcaggtggtcccccaggCTTGGCAGGTGGctacagtcagtcaataaatcaatggtatttactaagcgcttagtgtgtgaggaacactataccaagcacttgggacagcccagtgtgggccgggattgtctctctttattgctgaattgtacttgccaggcGCTtggtagactgctctgcacacagtaagctctcaatagatatgattgaatgaatgaagttggcaGACTTGTTTCTTACCTACCAGGAAACCATCCCCCAGCAAAGCAACCATCTTCTCCCAGAATTCAGTCAAATGCTGTTGAATTTCAAATCTTTGTATCGCAGAATTAAGACCCTCCACaaagtaattgtggtttttattaagtgcttactcagtgccaggtaCTATGTTAAGCGctgtggtagttacaagcaaattggcttggacccagtcccttgtcccacatgaggctcacagtttcaatctccattttacagataaggtaaccgaagcacagagaagtgacatgcccagggtcacacagcagataagggacagagctgggattagaacccacgaccttctgactcccatgctctatccactacgccatgctgcttcaatgaggCTCCTTCTGCAGTCATTAACCTATGGTCCTATTTAAACCGAACCAGGTTTTCctgttttattttccctctctatcctccttcccctccccattttacaaccaaGTCTTTTTCAGGACTTTAGGTTTtatttttggttgtttttcaGGCTTTTTGGCCAGGATGGTCTCTGTGCCTCCTGTGATAAGCGGATCCGGGCTTATGAGATGACCATGCGAGTGAAAGACAAAGTGTATCACCTGGAATGTTTCAAATGTGCTGTCTGCCAGAAACATTTTTGCGTGGGTGACAGGTACCTCCTCATCAACTCAGACATAGTGTGTGAACAGGACATCTACGAATGGACTAAAAGCAACGGAATGATATAGGCAAGCGTCAATTCGGAGTCTTCAAGAGGTGACACGCAAAGGAAGGCTTGGAGGAGTTACT
This portion of the Ornithorhynchus anatinus isolate Pmale09 chromosome 3, mOrnAna1.pri.v4, whole genome shotgun sequence genome encodes:
- the LMO2 gene encoding rhombotin-2; the protein is MSSAIERKSLDPSEEPVDEVLQIPPSLLTCGGCQQNIGDRYFLKAIDQYWHEDCLSCDLCGCRLGEVGRRLYYKLGRKLCRRDYLRLFGQDGLCASCDKRIRAYEMTMRVKDKVYHLECFKCAVCQKHFCVGDRYLLINSDIVCEQDIYEWTKSNGMI